TTGACGCCTTGGGTCGATCTTTCGGGAAATGGCATTACGCAAGCGCTTCCAGATCGTGATTGTCATGTTGGTTTCGATATCAAAGTCGAGAAAAAGCCCCTCTTCTTTGCGGTTCTCCGAAACATAACCGATGCTGTTCTTGCGGATGCTCTCCCCAACGCTTTTTGCATGGATTTCCAGCCCATCCTTGAACAGTTTTCCCCGTGTTTTGGGGTAGTGACCAATAATGGTTTTGGCCAACTCGGACCGCCCAGCGCCGACGAGCCCGTAAAAACCCAGGATCTCTCCTTTGCGCAGGTCGAAACTGGCGTCTTCTATGAGGCCGTCCGAGGTAACGCCATTGGCTCGCAGTGCGATAACAGTGTCATCGGCAGTCAAGGCCCCGAAGTTCTCTAGTTGGATGCGACGGCCGATCATCATTTCGATGATCTTTTCCTTGTCCATCTCCGCAATCGGGCGCGTGCCAACATGTCGACCGTCACGTAGCACGGAAACCATATCGCAGATCTCCAGAACCTCTTCGAGCTTATGAGAGACAAAGATCATGGTGATCCCCTTGTCCCGCAATTCGTGGATCAGCTCAAAGAGCTTTGCGACCTCGTTGGCGGTGATAGATGATGTAGGTTCATCCAACAGGATCACTTGTGCCTCGCGGCTGAGCGCCTTTGCAATTTGCACTAGTTGCTTTTGCGCCGCGCTCAATCCTCCGATCGGCAATTCCGGATCGAGGTGCAGACCTACTCTTGCCAGATACTGGGCAGCGTCACGGTTCATCTGCGCCCAGTCCAGACCGCCGCGTTTGCGATAGATTTCAAGCTTGTCCATCATAATGTTTTCCGCGATCGAACTCTCGGAAAAGACTTGGATTTCCTGATTAACAATGGTGATACCGGCGGCCATACCTTCCTTGAGCGACCCAAGAGACAGCTTCTT
This genomic window from Shimia isoporae contains:
- a CDS encoding sugar ABC transporter ATP-binding protein, with protein sequence MTLALSNISKSFPGVKALDDVSITFEPGHVHALLGENGAGKSTLIKAICGIHKPDQGSVSLDGKKLSLGSLKEGMAAGITIVNQEIQVFSESSIAENIMMDKLEIYRKRGGLDWAQMNRDAAQYLARVGLHLDPELPIGGLSAAQKQLVQIAKALSREAQVILLDEPTSSITANEVAKLFELIHELRDKGITMIFVSHKLEEVLEICDMVSVLRDGRHVGTRPIAEMDKEKIIEMMIGRRIQLENFGALTADDTVIALRANGVTSDGLIEDASFDLRKGEILGFYGLVGAGRSELAKTIIGHYPKTRGKLFKDGLEIHAKSVGESIRKNSIGYVSENRKEEGLFLDFDIETNMTITIWKRLRNAISRKIDPRRQREMADGMMDALDVRATGVDQLVGNLSGGNQQKISIAKWLAADCDILIIDEPSVGVDVGAKSTIHKIIWDLANEQGKSIILISSDMPEMISLATRILVFKEKRITGEVDGIATSGLPYEDVSREIGRLMA